The following coding sequences lie in one Rutidosis leptorrhynchoides isolate AG116_Rl617_1_P2 chromosome 4, CSIRO_AGI_Rlap_v1, whole genome shotgun sequence genomic window:
- the LOC139841248 gene encoding uncharacterized mitochondrial protein AtMg00810-like, translating to MENSKRMATPMATNVKLTLEGEGEPFDSTKYRGMIGYLLYLTASRPDIMFSVCLCARFQENPKTSHVEAVKRIFRYLKGTMHLGLRYPKFTGIDIMCFADSDHGGSMIDRISTSGVSAFVGLCLTSWFSKK from the coding sequence ATGGAGAACTCGAAACGAATGGCGACTCCGATGGCAACAAATGTGAAACTTACTTTAGAAGGAGAAGGAGAACCATTTGATAGTACTAAATATAGGGGAATGATTGGATACCTTCTTTATTTAACGGCAAGTCGGCCCGACATCATGTTTAGCGTGTGCTTATGTGCAAGATTTCAAGAGAATCCAAAGACGTCGCACGTAGAGGCCGTTAAAAGAATCTTTAGATACTTAAAAGGAACAATGCATCTTGGGTTACGGTATCCAAAGTTTACCGGGAttgatattatgtgctttgcgGATTCCGATCATGGTGGATCAATGATTGATAGAATAAGCACAAGTGGAGTATCCGCGTTCGTGGGGCTTTGCTTAACGTCATGGTTCTCAAAGAAGTAA